In the Pseudochaenichthys georgianus chromosome 1, fPseGeo1.2, whole genome shotgun sequence genome, one interval contains:
- the LOC117453688 gene encoding pannexin-1-like isoform X2 yields the protein MEMGTQISCFAPTNFSWRQAAYVDSFCWAALQQQGDDSQLWLHKFFPYTLLSLAILLYIPALFWRFTAAPHLSSDLNFIMEELDRFYNRSIRLAKNLASFDSKGSPEDTQSALELTEGCFTYPLVEQYLKTKRLSRSLVVKYLSCRGLTLLTLLLACIFLGYYIRLASLTDEFPCDLRTGVLKNNSMVPAAVQCKLVAVGVFRLLSYINFGVYVLLTPLVVYAAIGPARQSSNFLRPYELLPGFGALGVVTPFYNDLSIYLLFLEENLSELKSYKCLQVLELLQEAGDEGFDTMCLLRTLGQVKTDVLDGKKAFQHKKKKETKRAEE from the exons GTACCCAGATCAGCTGCTTTGCTCCCACTAACTTCTCTTGGAGGCAGGCTGCATATGTGGACTCGTTTTGTTGGGCAGCATTACAGCAACAAGGGGACGACTCACAGCTATGGCTGCACAAG TTCTTCCCATACACCCTGCTCTCCCTGGCCATCCTCCTGTACATCCCGGCCCTGTTTTGGCGCTTCACAGCCGCCCCGCACCTCTCCTCCGACCTGAACTTCATCATGGAGGAGCTGGACCGCTTTTATAACCGCTCCATCAGACTTGCCAAGAATCTAGCGTCCTTTGATAGCAAAGGTTCGCCTGAGGACACACAGAG TGCTTTGGAGCTGACCGAGGGTTGCTTCACATACCCTTTAGTGGAGCAGTATCTGAAGACCAAGCGCTTATCTCGCTCTCTGGTGGTGAAGTACCTCTCATGTCGGGGCCTGACTCTGCTCACCCTCCTGCTGGCCTGCATCTTCCTCGGCTACTACATCCGCCTGGCCTCTCTGACCGATGAGTTCCCCTGCGACCTGCGTACAGGGGTGCTGAAGAACAACAGCATGGTGCCGGCTGCGGTGCAGTGTAAGCTCGTAGCAGTGGGGGTCTTCAGGCTGCTCAGCTACATCAACTTTGGGGTGTATGTACTTCTCACTCCGCTGGTGGTGTATGCTGCTATTGGACCGGCTCGCCAGAGCTCCAACTTCCTCCGACCGTATGAGCTGCTGCCGGGCTTCGGGGCTCTGGGCGTGGTGACGCCCTTCTACAACGACCTCAGCATCTACCTGTTGTTCCTGGAGGAGAATCTGAGCGAACTCAAGTCATATAAGTGTCTGCAG GTGCTTGAGTTGTTGCAAGAGGCCGGAGATGAGGGCTTCGACACCATGTGCCTGCTGCGCACTCTGGGTCAGGTGAAGACTGACGTGTTGGACGGTAAGAAGGCGTtccaacacaagaaaaagaaagaaactaAACGGGCAGAAGAATGA
- the LOC117453574 gene encoding nuclear distribution protein nudE homolog 1-like, giving the protein MVEPTHKFASLEEEMGFWKEQAEAHQQRADEAQEELQEFQQMSRDYEAELETELKQCETRNKDLLLDNNRLRMELENIKEKFETQHSDAFRHISTLEENLAQTTAVRDHLQKYIRELEQSNDDLERTKRATIMSLEDFEQRMNHVIERNAFLESELDEKENLLESVQRLKDESRDLRQELAVRHKDRRPSSSLGKDADLMCPPSGNTAVPVTPANPISSFATPPPSSIRRGDGLTGTPLTTSARISALNIVGELLRKVGNLESKLASCRDFVYDTSVSRPALSAGPGSPSALERGSDIQASSMSPPPQYDSLVKRLEFGPAPPRGVSQGAQSPQGGVKILL; this is encoded by the exons ATGGTGGAGCCAACACACAAGTTTGCATCCCTAGAAGAGGAGATGGGCTTCTGGAAGGAGCAGGCAGAGGCACATCAGCAAAG GGCTGATGAGGCtcaggaggagctgcaggagttTCAGCAGATGAGTCGAGACTATGAAGCGGAGCTGGAAACGGAGCTGAAGCAGTGTGAGACTCGAAACAAAGATCTGCTATTAGACAACAACCGACTACGCATGGAATTGGAAAACATAAAG GAAAAATTTGAGACACAGCATTCTGACGCTTTTAGGCACATATCAACCCTGGAGGAAAATCTGGCACAAACCACAGCAGTGAGAGATCACCTGCAGAAATACATCAGAGAGCTAGAGCAGTCCAACGACGACCTGGAGAGGACCAAACG AGCCACCATCATGTCTCTGGAGGACTTTGAGCAGCGGATGAACCACGTCATAGAGAGGAACGCTTTTCTGGAAAGCGAGTTGGACGAGAAAGAGAACCTGCTGGAGTCTGTGCAGAGGCTGAAGGATGAATccagag ACCTTCGGCAAGAGCTGGCTGTGCGTCACAAGGACAGACGGCCGTCCAGCAGCCTGGGCAAGGACGCAGACCTGATGTGCCCCCCCTCCGGTAACACTGCCGTCCCAGTAACACCCGCCAATCCCATCAGCTCATTCGCTACCCCCCCTCCTTCCAGTATACGGCGAG GCGATGGTCTAACGGGGACTCCCCTCACCACATCTGCTAGAATATCTGCACTCAACATTGTCGGGGAGCTACTCAGAAAAGTTGGA AATCTGGAGTCAAAGTTGGCGTCCTGTCGAGACTTTGTGTACGACACGTCTGTCAGCAGACCTGCGCTCTCAGCTGGCCCCGGTAGTCCCTCTGCTTTAGAGAGGGGGTCCGACATCCAGGCGAGCAGCATGAGCCCCCCCCCTCAGTACGACAG TCTAGTGAAGCGGTTAGAGTTCGGACCGGCTCCTCCTCGAGGTGTCTCCCAGGGCGCCCAGTCTCCGCAGGGAGGAGTCAAAATTCTACTATGA